Within Vidua macroura isolate BioBank_ID:100142 chromosome 11, ASM2450914v1, whole genome shotgun sequence, the genomic segment GAATTATCTTAACAAACCACAGGTGAGAAGGAATCATAATATCCAGAGAAACAAGTCTTGTGCCAAGCAAGAGTGTCACAGAGTTGTGTTTTTATGCAGAGGTGCTTCCTCACAGTACTTAGGTGTAGCCTACTGAACAGGCAATTTAATTCTGGAAGAGAATTACAAGGCTTAAAATCTAAAAGGTCTTTTAAACTCCAAAAGGCTTTTactctcttctttttcagatTTAGGTAACATTTTAAATGCCTGCTGATTCAATTGTTAAAAACAAGCTTTATTCCAAATGTTATTTAACCTACTTACCTTAAGACTTGTATCTCACTTGTCTTGATAAAATGGATAGCTGTGAAACAGATCTCAAAATGGACATAATATGTTGATTCAGGGGCACATAAATTGCAGTGATGCtttaaaatatgataaaaaagTGCCTTGTGCTAAGTGGCAGGATATTTATTTACTATGAcatcaagcaaaaaaaaattcttctgccCTTGGAAAAATTTAATGAGCAAACTGTATCTATAGTAAGGAGGGGGACAAAAAATAACAGGTGAGCATTTCTTTGAGATTCTTCCATTTCCttaaattaactgaaaattGCTAACACTGTAGTGTTAGTTAACTTTGCCATCTACAGAGTAGATAGATACTTAAATTTTACACAAAAATCTGCATCTTGGTGTAAACTTTAAAGTtgtcatgtatttttaatttcttatgtAGTAGGTGTAAATATCTTGATGACCattatttaagaataaaaatcagatgTTGCCATTTAGCAGTAGCTTTTTAATTCTGCTGCAGCTTGGATGATAAAGCATAATTTACAGGTATTTGCTATTTACTGTTGCCATACCTCTTGTGTGTTTCTCTAATGTTGCTTACAGAGATGTAAGAAACTTTTAAGAAAAGTTCCTGTATTGTGCAATATCAACTAAGAGTTTAAAACCAGCTTCTATTGTAAATGtaggtgaacccagtgggaagaaatgctgatgtctgactccagttcagaaggctgaatgatttcttttttataactacactaaaatacattaatatactatttaaaggagatactaaaactacaaacctacttttctaactaccatatctaactcacaactcatGGCCTCCTGgcgagagtccagccacaggtgggttggattggccatcaggctcaaacaatccccaccagaatccaatcaagcaatcaccccagggaaaATTCTgcaagcacattccacatgggaaaaacaaggagcagaaatagaaattgttttctctttctttcttctgtactcctctatgaaaaaatcctgagagagaagaatgtgcctgccacaaaCTTCCTTACAAAGAGTGTAAACATATTTCTAGTTTCCCTGTAAAGGctacataaaaaaataagttgTAAATTCCTTGGGACTTGCCTATCCTTAGCAATTACTCTTTAGGTGTATTGGGAGTAGTGCTTCTATTACAcacacaagcagcagcagccagaccctgatctgcacagccctgcctcaCAGTGTTCCATACGGATGAGATTTACTTGGTCTGTGTGCTGAAATTGCTGATCAAGTAAGCAAACCTTTAGCAGAGTCACAGCAATCACCCTTCCAGCTCTTCATTTCTCTTAAACCACCATGACAGTCTTCCTGGAAATACTTTCCCTCTTAGCTCCTGAATAATTGTCTTTCCCTTCCCATCATCACACTCACTTGTCCTTGAGGAAAGCttggctttttaaatttaaaatacactcCTTAATTCAAGTAAAAATGTGGACTTCTCAGGTGCCATACAAACACTCTTAGTTTTCTGTCAGCTAACTAAAGACTcatcctgcactgagcagtAGCCTACAGCTAACTTAACTAGCTGTGAAAGGAGTATGTGCCTTATGGCCACAGGAATTTTTGTACCAAGTGTCTAcctgttgtattgtgtttttacagttttataattgttctgtaatggtttgtcccttcaccccccattttctcccgaTGGGTTTACCTCAAGTTTTCCCGCCTCTACCCTCAAGGTCGATCTCGCTGAAACTGCTTACTCCTCCCGCTGTTCCTCCCTCGGTGCCTTGTCCATCATCGGCTCCCCATCCCTCTCTTCCAGATTCTTCCGTCTTGTTTGTCGAGTGAttggacgagggccaggggcCCCTCCTTTGATCCTCCTCCGTTGGTTTCTGTACCCGTCTATCCCCTCACCCTCCACGCCCTCAAATCCCCCTTTGGCCAATGGGTGTTCCCTTTTCCCGGTTACCTCCCCCCTATTTAAGCTgttgccagagggcagggagggctgtcGGTTGTTGGATCCTTTGGTGTTCGGAGTTCCTCGGAGCCTGGATTAAACCAAGTttcttccccagccttgagtcggctcctttctcctctccttggACGCGGTGTCCGCTCCACGCTGGCCTGACAGCGAAGCGCTCGGTCCAAGCCGCTCCCCGACTCTCCCGGAGATCCAGGGGAGCGTcccctgcagctgtctgtgccacagctgggcaggtgaAGCCAGGGGGCTTCAGGTGGACACGACAGCATCTACCCACAAGGATGTGCAAGGCTGCTGTAAAGCCCCAAAAATAAAGGTTAGCAATGGATTAGTACTACAGCccataattaatattaattgtTACTACTTCAGCTGAATGCTATTTAATGCACGAGCAGATGGCCATTTGCCATAGGGAAAAAGGTGTTTGTCTTGCAATGTAACAGCAACATGCCTTCAGATGTGAAATCCAGTCTTCACAGCAAAGTGACAAAACCTTAAAGGGAATAAAATCCGAGCAAACCCGTGTATAAAGAGGATTAAAGTGCTCCCTAGTTGCCTGAAAAAAAGGTAGTATCTTTTCTTGTACTTTTCTGATGTTTAGTATTcactaaatgaaataattatgtCTAAATCACAGACAAATTTTCATCCCAAGTATAAAATCAATATAAATAGCAGGTCCACCTGCTGTCCATGCTAACCAGTGTAAGAGAGGACTTGCAGAGGTGCCAAGGCTTCCACAACAGGGAGTGGAAAATCCTACTCAGCTGTCTTCCTGCTGTGGTCCAAACTCGCAGATGGTATGAGAGATGCTTTTCACACACCTCCTCAAGGAAAAACGCAATTTTGCCCTtagaaaataagataaaaagaTAACTTAAAATGCAAGATGTCAGGAAAACCAATCCTCTTTACAAGtagattttcaaaatattaatactGGAAGAGTAGTATGAATTAGgaattttcttcaaagcttcccatattattttctttgtagtgTATATTATAGTATGATTGATAGTATAATTAACATATTAGAAGTTATAATTAatgtatcaaaatatttttcaatttattattattatgccAACCTACATTCATAAGGACAACATGAATTAACCAATATTTTGGATATCAGGCACATGGGAATAAATTTGTTAACACCCTGTGAACTGGAGGGGTGACCAGAGAAGGAAGTTAGTGTGAAGTCAAACCTGTATTCCAGTAGGACTTTCCAAAGGAACTCCAAAAAGTTCTAAATCAAGGATGTTACTCTAAAACAGTATATGCTAACTTTTTAAACACACCTAACATATTTCCAGTTCCTGAGAAGTTACTATGCACATATTCATATggtgttttctttctggaagaCCAAAGTAAGCAAGCAGATTGCTCTTCCGTATTGAAACACAGATGTTGAAAAAGACAGCTtgcttggtttttatttgttccAGACAGATGCAAAATACAGACTTCTGTCCAAGGCAATTTGCACAGCTTAATCTATATGAACAGAGCAGATGTTAAAAAAGAAGCATCAGAGTCCAGTTGCTGCTAGCCATGATTACAGAAATCAGCATCTTCTGATTTAATATTAAAACCAAACTTTTatcattcagaagaaaaaacccaagttTTGCAAAATACCACTGCACGTGCACGTCAGGAATGCAAAAAAGTATAAATTTGTTGTGCTACTGCTTGTCCAAGCGCTTGCTCAAGCTCGTGGATGGCCGCGTTACAAAGCCGATGGATGCTTCCAAAGCGCTGCAGTAAGAGCAGAGCTTTTGCTTTGCCAACGCCGGGGATGTGCTGCACCGCCTGGAGCACTGCGGCTCCTGCCAGCTGAGCGCGCCGCTTGCCAAGGAAGGGGTTGGCGCCgccatccctgctctgctcccgcACCTGGAGCCGAAGAGAGCTGTCAGCGACACCCAGCGCTTCTGCCAGAGCCCCGCGGCCAGGCCTGACCCCGGCTTCATCtctgcacagctcagggcaAGCGCTAGGAAGCTGGAAATACAAgctccctcctccatcccttaTCGGATGCAGTTCGACGAAACCTTACTTAGGAACAGTTTCTTACTAGCaacaacaaatgaaaacaatggTTTTTGTCATCTTTGGGATGCAGTCAGAGAAAGGGTAACAAGAAACAATTTAAAACCAGTTTCCCTAGCCTTAGAGAAAGCAAAGTCTCAAGCTGATTTTGACAGTGACATCTGCCTAATACTACCTAGTGGTACCTCACATGTACCTATATACATTAGCTAATGTAAGATTACACTTAAAAAATCCAGGATCAAATTCTTCAGCCTTTTTGCTTTGTTCCCAAATGAGCCTTCTTTCCACTGAACTATACTACTGAAGATTTATTCCTTCCATGCAAATGATGCTGTGCTCCTTTAAGATCCTATGTATTCTCCCTGCTTTGCTGTACATCTCATATTTTAATATAACACAGAAACTTACTAGTTGAATAATAAGCTGAGAAGCTTCTCCTTGATTGGCCACAGGAAGCAACACCATTCCAAGTTCGAGTACAACAAGTTTTTGTACTCCTAGGTAGTACTGACCACTGATTGGGGTTTTCTCTACGATTACAATTCCCCTAAGACTGCTGGCCtgtgttgaaaagaaaaagatattagGCAAAACCTTGTTAATGACAAGCTAATGCAATGGAACAGAGAGAAATTCTTTCAAGTATGAGCTGCCTAATAGCAAATCAGAGGAAGAGCATAAGCTGCAGCAACAGGACAGAGGTTTAATACAGCATTATCACACAGCTgcagaatttttctgtttccaggtGAAAATTATCCCAAAAGGTCATCTCCAATGGAATTGTAGAAAACCACAAGAAGAATGTTTTCAGAAGCATGGAATAAACAAGTATCAAGTGAAAACTTTTCTCTTTATATAGCACTTACATTTCTAAACCTAACCAATCTTCGTTTGAATTCATCCCCTGCAACCAAATCTGCTTCGGAAATAAGTAAAATGCAAGTTCTGTTTGAAAGATGAAAGTCCACCAGTCCCAAGGCATCTTCAAAGATGACTCTAACTTTCCCTTAGGGTGAGATTGTTAGAAGAAAACATACAGTAGTTAAAAATATACTAACAATTATTTCACAACAGAGCGTTCCTAAAGTAGCAGTAATTCTAGTGACTTGATAATGAACTTTATAAAAAGCCTTTTCTCCCTTGAAGTAAATCTATTACAAGCAATCCGAACTACTGTGTGATGTCTTTAGTAATGCAAATTAATAGCAGTTCCAATCTACAGATTTAAAAGTACTAGAGCTGCTCAGTAAACGCTGGACTTGAACAAAAATACCACATGCTTTTCTGGAGGGATCATCACAATTTAGTTTCAGCCTGCTAAGATAGTCCATAGCACAAACATGGGACCAGTCAGGCACAGAGTAAAGCATATTCCAGCCGTTTCACCTTCCTGGGCAATAGAGGGGCATGTTTTGCCTgacttgcttttcttcttccaatttGTTTGTGCTTACCTTGTAGCCTTTGGGCTAGCTCTGACCCTCTCCACTTCTCATTTCCAATCACATGCCCGTAAGGGACAACTATAGATCCCGCTGTCACAGGAAAGTTTGCCTTTGTTGTCATCAGACCTCCTTTAAAATCCTCCTTCAGTAGCAGCTACACCCTAGGAAGAAATGTGGAAAAGTAGCAACACATTTTGCAAACCTGTTCCAAGCGTATAAATTTTAATCATAAACTTAGGATGCAATATTCTGGAAGAGACACTACCTCCTTTCTCAAGCTTCCTTACAGCTAAGGTGAACATACCAAAATCGGCCAGCAACTCTGTTCACTTTTACAGGCCGTTGTGTTGGCGTGCAAATTCCACTTTCCGCTTTACTGCTCAGTCTGAAAAACGCCTGAATTAAAACACAGGTgatgaaaaaacccacattgcCTTTTCCATACCTTCATCCACCCTTGCTGGGAGAAAATCTTCCTGAATTACAAAGCCAACTCCAGAGGCACCTCCATCCCTCAGTTGGTGGAAATCTCCAGACCAATTATTAcaatgcagctgctgggagagattATTTTAGGTTTGCCAGCTTTACGCTGTGTTCTGACTTTAACGAGCCTTGGGGGCTAAGGTACGATCTAAGTACAAGCACCACAGACCAGCCGGTACCACCGCAAAGACACATACCGAAACACATCCCGGAGCGGAGCCCCGCTCTGGGGAGCGGGGAGAGGCCGCAGGGGCGCTGCCGGCCCAGAGGAGCCGCCCGCAGCGGCCAAGGGCCCGCCAGACAGCGGGACCGCGACGCGGCACACGGAGCTCGGCAGGCCGCGGGCGGAGGAGGAGCGGAGGGGCCGAGGGGcggaggagcagaggaggagcgGAGGAGGAGAGGAcgagaggagcagaggaggagcgGAGGAGGAGAGGACGAGAGGAGCAGCGGAGGAGAGGAGGAGCGGAGGGGCCGAGGGGCGGGCCTCAGCCGGGGCCGTTACCGTTGCCGTTACCGTTGCCGGGGCGGTTGCCACGGCCGAGCGAGGGTGAGCAAGGCCCGCGCTGACTGGAGGAGCGCGGCCCGCAGCAAATCCGCCGTGGCCTTGTTTCCAGGCGGGTCGCGAGGGCGAAGCGTCCGGCGCGGCGAGGAAGCGGCTGTGAGGCGGTGGTTGGAGCCGTTTACATCAGTCCCGTCCTGATGGCGTTCCTGTTCAGGAGAGGCCAGAGGGGCCCCTTCGTGAGTATCGCTGTGCGGAGCGCGGGGCTCCGTTACCGTGAGCGGGGACAGCTGGACACGGGGCTCAGTGCGCGGCTGGGACGAGGGGTGGTTTCTGCGCTGATGCCGGCGATCGCTGAGCGCTTTGAAGTGAAAACCGGGGAGAAAAATGAAGTCCAAGCCAAGGCAAAATGGTATCCGGGGGCTGGTGCGTTCCTTTCGCTCAGGCCTGCCCGGCTTTTCGGGAACGCCGAGCTTCCCTTGCCGCGCCCTCCGCTCCGGGGAGCCTGGGCGCgggcccgggctggcggcgCAGCTCGCTCGCCCCCAGCGCTGCCGGGGCGACCCTCGCAGCGCCCGTTCGGTGCTGTAAAGTGAGCGGATAAAAGTTCTGACCGAAGGCTCAGAGCAGCAAAGGCTGTACGGTTGTCAGCAGCTGTGTGGGTGTTCTCTTCCAGAGTACTTGAGCTAACTGAATTTTTGTTTATTACTATAGTGAAAGTATTGATCTTCTGTTGTTGTCATACTTTACTTCAGCTGTGTTCCCTGATAGTCCCAGTAGGGTCAGTCATAGTCGTGTCTGCAGTCAATGGCCTGTAGTAAACGAAATGGTGCATGCCGGGCAGGCGTGCAGAATTAGGGAGCAGTGCATTTGCAAGACTGAGTAAAAAGGCAGTCTTCTAATGCACCATTTAATTATTTGATGTGACTTCAtgtaaaaccagaaatatttcccaGTTCGCATCTTCAGTCTCCTGTTGGAGaggtgaattaaaaaaataattgggggaaaaaaggtctGTAGCAGAAACAGCAGGAACTTAGCCTGTTTCACTACATAGAAAAGTAACATCTGCCCAAAGGTGATGGACTTTATTACGGACTTCATTATTATTCTGATGCCTAGAGAGAGAACAAGAGGTAATGAGCACAAACTCAAGCACAGACAATTCAACTTaaagagaataataaaatactgtGAGGTGGTTCAGTACTGGACCAGGTTGGAGATACACAAGACTTGACTGGACAGGATGCCAAGCAGCTCTCTCGTGGTTGAGCCAGCTTTGAGCAGGAACTTCAGCTAGACAATCTccagagctcccttccaacctcaaccagTATACAGGTTCCTTCACAGTG encodes:
- the FAAP24 gene encoding Fanconi anemia core complex-associated protein 24 isoform X2 → MTTKANFPVTAGSIVVPYGHVIGNEKWRGSELAQRLQGKVRVIFEDALGLVDFHLSNRTCILLISEADLVAGDEFKRRLVRFRNASSLRGIVIVEKTPISGQYYLGVQKLVVLELGMVLLPVANQGEASQLIIQLIKLCKLPWTEVCILHLSGTNKNQASCLFQHLCFNTEEQSACLLWSSRKKTPYEYVHSNFSGTGNMLGVFKKLAYTVLE
- the FAAP24 gene encoding Fanconi anemia core complex-associated protein 24 isoform X1, whose product is MTTKANFPVTAGSIVVPYGHVIGNEKWRGSELAQRLQGKVRVIFEDALGLVDFHLSNRTCILLISEADLVAGDEFKRRLVRFRNASSLRGIVIVEKTPISGQYYLGVQKLVVLELGMVLLPVANQGEASQLIIQLVREQSRDGGANPFLGKRRAQLAGAAVLQAVQHIPGVGKAKALLLLQRFGSIHRLCNAAIHELEQALGQAVAQQIYTFLHS